From a region of the Molothrus ater isolate BHLD 08-10-18 breed brown headed cowbird chromosome 15, BPBGC_Mater_1.1, whole genome shotgun sequence genome:
- the NPM1 gene encoding nucleophosmin yields MEDSAMDMESMGPLRPQTFLFGCELKADKEFQFKVDDEENEHQLSLRTVTLGAGAKDELHIVEAEALDYEGNPTKVVLASLKMSVQPTVSLGGFEITPPVVLRLKCGSGPVYVSGQHLVALEEEPESDEEEDDAKIVNASTKRPASGGGAKTPQKKPKLAEDDEDDDEDEDDDDDDEDDLEDDEEEIKAPIKKPVREVAGKNMQKAKQNGKDSKPSTPASKSKTPDSKKDKTLTPKTPKVPLSLEEIKAKMQASVDKGTTLPKLEPKFANYVKNCFRTEDQKVIQALWQWRQTL; encoded by the exons ATGGAGGACAGCGCCATGGACATGGAGAGCATGGGCCCACTGCGCCCGCAGACTTTCCTCTTCG gCTGCGAGCTTAAAGCGGATAAAGAGTTTCAGTTTAAAGTAGATGATGAAGAAAATGAACATCAGTTGTCTCTGAGAACG GTTACTTTAGGAGCTGGAGCCAAAGATGAATTACACATTGTAGAAGCAGAAGCACTGGACTATGAAGGCAACCCTACTAAAGTAGTATTGGCATCTCTGAAAATGTCAGTGCAGCCTACA GTTTCCTTGGGTGGCTTCGAGATCACACCACCAGTGGTGTTGAGGTTGAAATGTGGTTCAGGGCCTGTTTACGTCAGCGGTCAGCACCTCGTAG CATTAGAAGAAGAACCAGAATCagatgaggaggaagatgatGCAAAAATTGTTAATGCTTCAACAAAGAGACCAGCAAGTGGAGGAGGAGCTAAAACACCACAG aaaaaaccaaaattagcagaagatgatgaggatgacgatgaagatgaggatgacGATGATGA TGATGAGGATGACTTAGAGGAtgatgaggaagaaattaaagCACCAATAAAGAAA CCTGTTCGTGAGGttgcaggaaaaaatatgcagaaagcaaagcagaatgGAAAAGATTCTAAGCCATCCACACCAGCATCTAAATCAAAA actCCAGATTCCAAGAAGGATAAAACTCTAACTCCGAAAACACCAAAAGTCCCTCTGTCATTAGAGgagataaaagcaaaaatgcaaGCATCTGTAGATAAG gGTACTACCCTTCCTAAGCTGGAGCCCAAATTTGCCAACTACGTTAAGAATTGCTTCAGGACAGAGGACCAGAAG